aatatctcgaaactggtgtcatcccgagaattcgtattatatatatacaccctgtatatatatacaccttGTATACACCCATATACACCCTATATATTCGTAATATATAtacagcctgtatatatatatatatatatatatatatatatatacagggtgtcccagctatcatgcagcatgaTTAAAAAAacgaggaacggcgttacgcgaagcaaacctagtgcgtattgtttccagtacagtggggtagccgccagtatttctttcgttactgagatttcattaattaattgtaattaattatctaactcaagaagtactgtcctatatcaaagcgtcaatgagaaagttgtagagcgacatgaaaaactcccgatacagctttctgttgctcaatacgtgctacataaatgtgtttttccgaatgtgaaagaagcccacgaatacacgcaaaagtgcctcgagcggccagtcgtgcggcaattctgcgtgtattcgcgggcttctttcacgctcgcaaaaaaaaaaaaaaacacacacttttatgtagcacgtaatgagcaacaaaaaagctgtatcgggcgttcttcatgttgctctacaactttctcattggcactttgataatgaggacagtacttctcgagttagataattaattacaattacctaatcaAATCTCAGTAGCAAAAataattactggcggctactccactgtactggaaacaatacgcactaggtttgcttcgcgtaacaccgttcctcttttttttaaatcgtgctgcgtaatAGCTGGGTCacgctgtatatatataataAGTTGAGAAGCGAAAACTCTGGTCAATCCTTCAACTTCACTTTCAAAACAGCTGTATTGCTTTATAAGTTCTTGTTTTCATAAAGGCGATACAGTACGCAGAATTACTGAATCGAGAACTCGCACCGCTAAACTCTTTCGCTAGGTTGAAAACATCGACACAAACGCCGTTCTTACGTACCTTCCTGGTGTCGGCGACTTCAGGGCTGGAATAATGTAAAACTACTCTACTCTTTTCTTCTATATTCGCCATTAGCCTTCCGTGATTGATCATATCCACCATTAGCCTTCGTGATTGGCCAAATCTTTttcggagggctaatggcgaattCGGAATAAAAACAGAGTGGAATAGTTTTACGCTATCCCGGCCCAGACTGCTGCATCTGTAACGAAAACAAGTGCGCTTCGAGAGCATAGTTGTCAAGTCCGCCGTAAAACACAACGTCGCCGACCTAAGTTTGCGAGCCACTGCTCGCTGCTATATACCGAAGGCTTTaggaataataataaataataataataataagcctTTGTCGTTTCGCACGTTCTCGCTGTATAGCTGCGCTTCACTCGGCTCCCTATCAGTCCCCGACAGCCTTTGGTCCGGTGATAAAAACGAGAAACGTCTATCCGTCGAGAGACAAAGAGGCCTTTCACGGTAATCTGTTCGCGAGCGCCGGTCGCCCATCAGGTGACGCCCGATAATATGCGGATGCCAATGACGACGGAGGGCAGAATGGAGAGGAAAGACTCGCAGGATGCGGGGCAGAGACCACTCAGGGCCACCTCCTCCTCTTCGCGTCGTCATCACGTGACGAGTCAGTGTCAGCCAAAAAGAGGCGGGCGTGCAGAGTGCTGCGCTGCTCAGTTCGCCGTGAGACCACTCTCGTACCAACCATGGAGTCGCGCTGTCAGCTGTTGCTCGCCGCCCTGATGCTGTCGTCAGTCGCGTGCGCTCTGGGCGACTGGCCGCAGTGTGCCTCGCCGGACGGCACCATCGTCAGCTTCCACATCGACGGCTGCAAGCAACCCGACACTTGCGTCCTTAAGAAAGGAACCCTGGCCAACGTGACCATCACCTTCAACTCCAAGGTGGCCAGCCAAGGCGTCAACGTCAAGGTGCACGGCGTGTACCACGAGGTGCCCCTTCCGTTTCCGCTGCCGCAGCCGGACGCCTGCAAGAGCGGCGTGACGTGCCCAATCCAGGCGCAGGGCAGCTACTCCTATCGCGGCTCGTTCCCCGTCAAATCCTCGTACCCGTCCCTCTCGCTCGACGTCAAGTGGGAGCTGGTCGACGACAATGGTAACGACCTCGTCTGTCAGCTGATCCCCGTTCACATCGGCAGCTGAGCATCTCGACTTCCTGGCCAGGGTGTGTGTCAGTGTCACTGCCGACTTCGAAGGATTAAAACGCTAAATTCGCCCCGTTTCAGCATCCCACTTCATTACCGGCGTGCCTATTCAACCGGGTTGTGCCACTCGGTTGAGTACGCACTGCCAACATTTTTGATATTCAGACTTGTACTGTTTCCCGACGAAAAAGAAAATGTAGTTTCTTCTTTACTGCGAACAAAGTGACATAAAATGAACGGCAGTCCTTTAGGGCCTTCATAATTCTAAGTGGAAGCGGTGCATTCACCACCTCcgatagtattttttttttttttttttttttagtctcgactttcttgagagaaaaaaatatgCAAGTAAAGGAAAGAGGGAAGTCTTAGTCACCTGTAAAGGTGACTTTGCTGCTCACTTTGCGTTGCagtaaggaaaaagaaaattgcatatTCGAAGAATCATCGCGAGTCGAGTAAAGCAAGCACTACGAGAGCCACAAAGGTGTCCCGTAGTCGACAACAGCGAACCGTTTTTTTATGTGTTCACTCGAAAAGCGAAAGCCACGCATGTAAGCTGCGGGTGTAAAGTGATGTGTGAGATGGCTTCTCAGTGTTTATGTCGGAGCGGAGCGCAGCTGTGAAATACTATGTCCTCGTGCAGCTGCTGCCGACTCCAGTCACGTGTGTAGTTACGTTTCCCAAGACGCCGCTACGTCGTTACGTAGAGGGCCGTTACGAAAGAGGGCCGTTGCGTCGTTCTCTGTTTACATTATTAGTAAATAGAGAACGGCGTAAGCACCCTCTTTCCCCTCGATGAGTCCACTTCCCATGAACAGTTCCGTACAGGGGCAGTGTGACTGCGAGCAACAAAACGCTTATCTTCGGTCCTCTGATTCTGTAGCTCTCCATGTATGTGCCATTATCTGTCTACTTTAGGACAAACTTCATCTATAAAGCTGTGACTAGTTGCAGGGAAAAGGTTTTGGAGAATGGGCGCGTCCTATTTGGCACACTGCCATCCCCCTTCTTGTCCCGAGACGATGACGTAATATTTAGGTGCACGACCCTTTCTTGAGGTGTACGACCAATGTACGTATAGTCTTGGACATATGGATGTGTGGTGTACACTTTTTGAGGTGTGGTATGGTGGTGGGGCCAGTAGGCGTTGAGTATCGGATTCCTGTACTCGAGGCCCTCGGTGCGAAACACGTCCGAGCCATTACATTTTTTTAGGCTTGAAGTGAGACctgaattccccccccccccttcctcaaaaaaaacaaggaaagaacaTGGCCGACAGCCAATGGAGCTTTGTTGTATTATATGATATGTAGGAAATGCTGGCGCCTTGCTAGCATTTCGATGGCatggaatgcaagaacgcccgtgtatcgtgcattTGGTGCACAGAAAAGAACCCCGAcagtctaaattaatccggagtctcccactgcagcgggcctcataatcagatcgtggttttggcacgtaaaaccccagcattaCTTTTTTTAGGCCGACCATGAACAAAAGAAAGATAACAAGAACGAAAGAGTCAGACGAAATCAGGTGACATAATTGCTTGCAAAAGAAGCTCACGACATATATCAAAAGAAACACACTGGCACGTAATGTCAGCTCACGTAAATGCACGTAAGACAACTCACAATGTAAGTCACATTAAACACACAGGTATATAAAGTCGTCTCACATAGATACATTAAAGACAGAACGTTgggttaaggccgtttcacatggtgagATTTTTATGACACCTGAAGTGCGACTTTTGTTGTACCAAATTTGGAAAGATTACTGAGTGACGAAAAACTCGCCAGAACAGGGATTGGTCCAATATACCACGTGACTCGTGCTAGCCCTGCAATGCTTGGAAGAAATATTCAAGATATCAGGTCGGCAAGGATTACATGTGACCATTAAACGGAAATATTTCAACTACCTTCTGTTTGCAGCTGACGTTCTCCTGTCCACCACCACCGGAGATGACGCACGTCAAATGATCGAAGACATTAACCAGCGATGCCTAAGAGTAGGTTTGAATATACGAAAAGGTAATGggatgttcaatagcctgtcaaCGGAATAAGAAGGCCTGATATTGGTAGTCACCTTTTGGAATAAGTGAAATTCGGAGTGAATTCGCTATCCAGCAATATGGAAAAGATCATCCATGCTAACATTACTTCATTTTGTACGAAATAGAATGCCGCGCAGTACGGATTTCGCAGCGGGCTGAGGACTACACACTTGTTGGAAGATTTTAATAATTTATGCTGTTGTGAAATTGACAGCAATAATTTAGACCTCACTCTTTTCGTCGACTTGAAAAAAGCATTCGAAACAATTGATCACCAGCTGTTATTATATAGATTGCATAGCTTTGGATTTAGAGGTCCCTACCTCTCATTTTTCCTTAACTATACCTAAGCTAACGCATGCaatgagcaaaaataaataacaagTTCAATAAATTATATCTAATAAATGTAGAGCGCCCCAAGGTTCTATACTGGGGTCCCTATTATTTAATACACTAACGACTTACACTTAAATTTACTCTAACGACTTTGCCAGACTACCACTCCATCTACCAATGCACCATCATatgatcgcaaaaggacacgacgtcgtgtttgagtggctgccgggtcattgcggtatctccggcaacgacctcgctgacgaagctgctaggaaagcacacgaaggagcaaaccttgtttctgtgcctttatcgaggactgacggaGCCCAACGcataagcaagctagcgcaccgtatgacattggagaagtggcacacacctgaattcacctagcatcggttgcattctctcgacccatctatgcaactgcggctgttacctgaacttccgcgaagtgaggaaacatgctgtgccgcttacgcttgggtgttgcattcaccaatacataaacgtgtttgtttggaatggctgatagtgccgagtgtaatgcctgcggtgtcgaggagACCATAGAACACCTACTGCGCTACCGCCCATCatttgaaaacgaaagacatgacctgcgCGCAGCTCTAAATCAGCTGGATAAAAAaccattcaccttgaacaagatcttgggatcATGGCCTCGAATGTCGCAGCTACAAAATGCCACAAAGGCGGTGCTGCTATTTTTGAAAACAaccggattgagtgaccgtctgtgatccggactgagtgaccgtcagtgatagagcagagatctgttcctacgtcggcgatatcaacagcggactttctattatTCTCTTAATatttctctccccttttcctttcccccagtgtagggtagcaaccgggctcagtcctggttaacctccctgcctttcaattgtcatttcatctctctctctctcactctctacGCGGACAACACTGCACTTGCATTACCGACGAAAAACTACAACGAAGGAGCTCGTGTTATGCAAGACAATATAACATGCTTGTTGGATTTTATTGGTGTTTTCACAATTCTCATAAAGTATACGTGGCGACATATCCGAGTTATTTACGTGAAATTGACTTAGAACTTGTCCATGCCGTACTGTTGATCTCGTTAATAATGTGTCTATGTTTCGGTGATACCCGTTACCATGGCATCAACACAAACAACAAATTTCAAAGCGGTTAAGATTAATGTTTGCACACTTATACAAGTTGCGTTCTTTATGTACTATGAGTGTCGAAATGTTTGTATCTAAGGTCTTAAGTGAATCGATCATCAGGTTTGACTTAACAATTTATGGATCAGCATCTCCTTGTAAACTCAACACAATAAATTCAATTTTAAACGGAATAGCCGCTCACCTCGTATATGGAACGCAACATCATGGAAAGACCAGCGATCACACAGCGGACCACATTCAAATTCTTGATGTCCGTAGACAATTCATCTTTGACGTCATATTAAAAACATTATTTTCTGACCAATTTAACACAGCTAATGTAAAACCGCGTTGTCTAAGGCACACAAGTAGGCGGTACCGCGAATTGACACCAACTTCGGGAAAAGAACTCGCGCCTTTGTCACCCCTTTCGACTGTACTAAAATGTATAGGACATTTTCGCATACTTGAATGaccgaaatttaaaaaaatttctgAGTTCATGAGTACTAACATTAGCATAACAGTTGCCCATACTATGTCAGCTTACAATATGTATTGTCTACTTTGTATCAGTAGAGTTCTTGGGCCTCGTGTGAACATACTTTTTTCTAGTCTTTTTTCTAGTCTGAAGTCCCATTTTTATGAATTGCGGTAATTAAAACCTGTATCGCATACGCCTTCTTTGCATAGCTTACATCAATTTTATAACAAATGTGTGCTGTAATCAGTTTTGAATAGCTTGAGCAAATTGTTTCTTTGCCTGACTGCTCAGTCATGCACAGAAGCCGTGCAGGCTTACGCGGACTGGATATGTGAAATGCACATGTGTATTTCCTGAAAATGAAGTTATttctaagaagaaaaaaagatgtcACATGTGGGACCAatatcatgagaaggaaatttgcaaACGAATAAAGCGGGTTGAAACCGTATATGGGGGAGGGAGCAGTCTTTAGCATATCATGAACTGCACTAAGTCAATATACAATTAGAAAAAAATCATGCACAGGTGCAAATCAATCTGACAATTTATACATCAAAGACAACGAAGCTGTAAAAGCGAGTTCCCACACCCTTCAAAAGTACTAGGGATGCGTTTGCTGGCTGACAACATCGCTCGAACGCAGcagcagttgctgctgctgtatgCGGCCGGCAGCGGGAATGGCATCAGGGCAAGGCATAGACAAGCACTGCGCAGTGCCACCTAATCGTAACTATAAGACCCATGAAATAGAGCCGTTGCAGACGGCTGCGGGAACTGCTAGCCCATTTCGAACGCGTTGGCGTCTCGGCTCGACGTTGCGTGCTGTCATTATCCAGACTCGTCAGAATGGGAGTTTATGTAAACGCGGTCACGACGGGCTCGGTCAGCCCGATTTCCGACTCGACCCGCTCGCATCGGGTTCACGCAAACGTAGCCAAAGAAATGAGGAAAAGCTACGCGCCGCGCACCGAACGATGGAACGGTAAGTGACGGACGTAGCGTTAAAACTGGATTCGCACGGCGGAAGAACACCCGCCGTTCTCAAAAGTGGAGGGACAAAGTATGCCAAACAACAGCTGAGGCCAAAGTATGTTTCTGAATATATTGCACGGTATAGGTAATGTGTCGGCAACGTTTAAATAGTTGGGTTAAATGCGTCTTCTTGCAATAGATTACGTATATGCAAGTGGTGCGGGGCATTATTAGTGTATTTTACGAGAGACGTAACACTTGTACCGCTGCTCTGGCATAATTACAACGACAAccgaggtcaaattttgcgaacgtAAGGGGAACGCTATACGCCAAGTTTGTGTGCGATGTTAAATGAGAGTTGATCAAACAACAAATGTTAAAGCGGTTGAGATTAATGCTTGCACACTTATACACGTTGCGTTCCTTATGTTCGAAAGGGTCGCTTTGCCATTATCAGCTACGTTTCCCGAATTCCTAAGAGAAGTCTGCGTTTCAGAAATTTTATACATGGAAGAAATGGGCGCACCTTAAACGTAATGTGTCACGAAGTTTTAGCGTTTCCGGTTTATTTAGGAGTGTtacaaataattattgaaccctagCTTCGCTTATTTTATTATGCTTGTTATATTTGCTTCACCTGAGTCTTCAATGCACTAAACTAGGCAGCATCTTTATGTTTGGAGACAGGAAAGACGAGGTAATGGGTGATAGGTGTAGGAAATCTAAAAATTTGTGGGTAATTGGGGCTTTGGCAATAAATTATCTATTCAAGTGCTTTACAGCGTTATGAGTGTGTCTGACGAGAGGGGCAGAATTTAGCCCACTGCCCTGGCAGAGCTACAAATGCCACCGACATCACATTTAATGACATTTGGTGGACCGCAATGAGCGCGAAGTAAGATGTGTGTGAATGTATTACAGCCTTTCTAAAAATTCCTAACAAGTGTATACGTTCGAAAGCGTTACATGAGGGCAAGGTTACAAACAGAGCACTCATATACGAGCAACATTTTAAAGGATGCGATATCATTACAGAAAATCTGAAACTTCTTGTTGCAACTGcccgaaagaaacagcttcgctggaaattgggttgtaATTATACAAGGCCGCGCACATCTGCGGTCGTTTTTTCTTTAGAATATTACAAGTATTTCCCGTTGATTGTACTTTGTTGCATCTAACCTCGACAGCACTTATGCCTTAAGTAGCGATAAAATTGTGCTACAGACTTACGCACCAAGTActattctttgtttaattattaaaattgtttgtagcaaatgtgtatttttatatgcactgtactgctgctactgcgCGGGATCAGAGACCTCTCTCAGGCACTCATTACTTTTTGTCTTTTCGTCATCTTGACATTTTATATAATTTGAAGCAATAAAATCAAATAATCGTATGACCTCCCACAGATGACCATGTGTTATTTATAATAATCAAGTTTATGTTTGTGAAACAACCTTGTGAAAACAACTGACAGAAGCACTATTTCTCTATCTAtccagctatatatatatatatatatatatatatatatatacaaagacaGCAAGAGAGTTGGGGGGGGGTGGAGGTTTGGCCCCCCaatcgagaaatagttggtacgccactgtaaATCACTTAAGCTCTACGACACCTTCCGTGCTAGTTACGTCATATATTGTAACATAAAAATGTGAGACTTACTTTACATCGAATTACACTGTCGTATACCTATATCTATCTTTCATACGTGGCGCACTATTTCTTGGTCGCGAATGCGAGCAGTGAGACAAGTCTATCAAGCATTCGTAGGGGTGCCTGCTATGTTTAAGACGGAGTGTGAGAGACCGGAAGGCAACGGCACGGGTTAGAGAGCAGACGAGTGCAGCTGacattctagttgagattaataGGAAGTACTGGAGTTGGGAAAGGCCACGTAATAAGTAGCGCAGATAAGCGGTGGCCTACTACAGCAGTTGAATTGGCACCAAGGTTTAGGGCGACGCAGTCGAGGGTGACAGAggattaggtggtgtgatgagatCAGAAAGTTTGCAGGCGTGTAATGTAGTCGGCTGATGCAAGACAGGGGGAATTGGAGAATGCACGGGAGATGCTTTCGTCCTGTAGTGTACTTAATATACGACCTTGATGACGACAGATTGTTTGTATTTGCATGTCTTGTCTTTCAATTGTTCATATATCTTACGTAGCACACCCTAAAATTCGGTAATAAATTCGGTAATAAGTCTATCCGATGCATTAGTTATTACATAACGGTTATAAACAGTAACCAGCGTCGTCAGTGGGCAGAAAAGCATTTGCTGCGCTCATTTTGCAATTAGACGAGCTGCTTCCGTCACTTCGTAATCATtggcgttgtgtgtgtgtgtgtgtgcgtgcgtgcgtgcgtgcgtgcgtgcgtgcgtgcgtgcgtgcgtgcgtgcgtgcgtgcgtgcgtgcgtgcgtgcgtgcgtgcgtgcgtgcgtgcgtgcgtgcgtgcgtgcgtgcgtgcgtgcgtgcgtgcgtgcgtgcgtgcgtgcgtgcgtgcgtgcgtgcgtgcgtgcgtgcgtgcgtgcgtgcgtgcgtgcgtgcgtgcgtgcgtgcgtgcgtgcgtgcgtgcgtgcgtgcgtgcgtgtgtgtgtgtgtgtgtgtgtgtgtgtgtgtgtgtgtgtgtgtgtgtgtgtgtgtgtgtgtgtgtgtgtgtgtgtgtgtgtgtgtgtgtgtgtgtgtgtgtgtgtgtgtgtgtgtgtgtgtgggtgtgtgtgtgtgtgtgtgtgtgtgtgtgtgtgtgtgtgtgtgtgtgtgtgtgtgtgtgtgtgtgtgtgtgtgtgtgtgtgtgtgtgtgtgtgtgtgtgtgtgtgtgtgtgtgtgtgtgtgtgtgtgtgtgtgtgtggtgtgtgtgtgtgtgtgtgtgtgtgtgtgtgtgtgtgtgtgtgtgtgtgtgtgtgtgtgtgtgtgtgtgtgtgtgtgtgtgtgtgtgtgtgtgtgtgtgtgtgtgtgtgtgtgtgtgtgtgtgtgtgtgtgtgtgtgtgtgtgtgtgtgtgtgtgcgtgcgcgcgtgtgcgcgtgctcAGTGGTTCAAGAACCGGGGGCCACCTGCATTCCCAAAGGGGCCCCTTGGACGAGGTGGTGCGGGTTGCCACGATCACTGGTGTCCTGGAATACGGGACCCACCCACCCACTCCCTCGCTCCCTACACCTTCGCTTATCCCCTTTTCCCCTCTCTTAATTAATCAATAACGTTTTTCCATCCATCCTGCTGCTTCCTTACAATCGCGATAGTTTACAACCTGGTTGGCATGTACGCGACAGCAGCATCGCTTTCCCATCAATGGGTGTAAGGCGCCAGAAGGTGCATTGCCTTGAAGCTCCCGGTGAGGGTATAGATCGAGTCGCCTATAGAAAATTCAGGTAGAAGGCTAGCGGATGATATAAAGATAGAGAGGACTGTAAAGTGACAGTGCGTGTGGTTGTTCTCCACCACTGACAACGTCGTTAATTGTATTGTTGATACGAGTGCATTGCACACAAACCTATGCATAACCTATGCTCTCAGCTTTGCGTGTTTCAAAACCCTAGTGATATGAgataacaataaaaaataattgGAACCTCTGCATGCGATAACAGCAGCGACAAATGTTTCGTATGAATCGTATCCACCGTTCTTTCTGCAGGCTGATTTATCAGAATAGGCTCTTCCGTTGCACCTaatgtcgtttttttttaaacGTAAACGATTAGATAAACTTAGTTGCTTTGCAGTTTGCCTAATAAATGGTTCACATAGCAATATGATTCACTGCACGTGATCCTGTACTTAAGTATTCCAGAATCATGTTGCTTTTTAATTAAAAATAATAACATATATAGACACCATTCTCCTCTACCATATGCGACTaagagagagggagaagtgaTAAGATAAaagcacggaggttaaccagactgaGCCCCGTATTCTACCCTGCACTGACGAAGGGGGAAAGGGGGCTGAAAGATGATGAGAATGAGAGAAGTGCACAGCGGGACTGTTCATCATACGAAGTTGAGAAGCCTACCCTTCGGACAACTTGAGGGCAATCGAATGACAGGGCTTTTTACAGAAAAGAAGATCTTGGGATcatggcctcgtgcgtctgcaaTATGCAAaaccacaaaagcgctgctgtgTTTCTTGGAATGCGCCAGCCTTTATGACAGGAGTCTTGtgtgcctttctttctgtgtcccCGTCTTCCGCGCTGTGCTCGTCTTGCTATATGACTGCTCGTGATGAACTGAACGATGAACGATtcattgcgtgtgtgtgtgtgtgtgtgcgtgtatgcgaTGAAGGGTTCTTCAATATCTGTCGGTGTCATAATTGAAAAGAATGGGTCGAAATGGAAGTGACAGAGCCCGAGGTCATGGCATCTCATTTCTCAAAATGGCTTCCGGGCTTCCGTTCTCTTTATTGTTGCCGACTGCCCTTAAGCTTCCTGCTCTATAGTCTATAAGGTCTCGTCATTCCAGGCAAAACGGTGGCTTTGCAGCTGTCTGCTCTTCTACATTAACACATGTATATCAACGTTGAACAGAACTACCACGAATCATCAATGAGGTCATTTCGTGAGAGACACGTGCTGGAATAGTGCGCTATAAATTAATCTGGCACCCCAACATAATTACCAGCGCCTCGCCTGCGAAAGAAAATAGCAGCCCATATGGAGACAACACAAAATAGCGAAGGCCAGTTAACGGCTTTTGTCTATTGAACCCCATTCAAAACAACAGTCCGCAAGTGCTCAAGGAAGCTTATAGGCGACGAGCATTGACCGTTGCCAGAACTGCAGTAAACGCGAAACGGTTGGTTGTCTTGCAGCAATTTTGTCTATACATCTCAGGCCGCGTGCCCAAACATTTGATTGACCAGCAGTGGTGTGTTGTAACGCAGAGAGGCAGCGACATGGGGAGCAGCCCGGGCACccgtgcctgctacgcggcggCCGGCATCTTCACGCTGTCGGGCTTCCTGCTGTCGGGAGCCAGCGTTGCCATCGTCATGATGATCGTGCGCGACGACAAACTGGACGAGCAGCTCTGGACGGCCGCTGTGCTCGTGGTGGGCGTCAGCTTCGGCGTGCTCTGCCTCGGCATCCTGGTGTGCGCCTGCGCCATGTGCAAGCGCATGGCCGCCAGCCAGGCGGCGTTGGACAAGGCCGAGGCCGTGCGCGAGCAGGGTGCCAAGCGCCGGTTGTCGCCGGCCGCCTTCCCGGCCGGACACGTGGCCGCCGTGCGCGTCTGGAGCACCGCCGGTTCGCTGGACCCGCTGCTGCCTGGTCAGGTCGCGGCCGCCGAGAGCCCCTCCGAGGCCGAAGACGACGAGCAGCCCCGCGAGGATGCCGCCTAGGCTACGCTGCCGTGGACGTGCAACATGCAGGGCTCGAGACCCGGTGGTGGCGACGGCAAACCGTTCCCGACACGCCAAGGAACAGTCCGTGTGTCTTAACTGAAAAGTGCGAATCGGCATTTTCTTATGTGCTGCTTCGGCGTGCGCGAAGCTGCCTCCCCGCGCCGTCACAGGCTTCGTATAGCGGTGGTTCGAGATACTGCTGCCATGACCTTCAGCGTTTAAACCACTGCTCTAGGTCCTTTTTAAGAATGGGGAAGTTAATAGAGACCTAAGGGGCGGCGGCTCTTGAATTTTATCTGTGAGGGGGCCTTCTCCATCGGTATCCCTCATTAAAACTTGAACAAGATTTGTGAAGGCTTTCcgagtcaaaaagaaaaaaagaaacaacgatTATGAGGGCTTCTTATGTCCACTTATTTGTGCTTGTTCGTGTGTTATGAGCACAGCACTCGTTTTTTGGGCCAAAAGTAGCAGCTTCGATGTAGCAGTCAGCAGTTCAACTCCCGGAAGCCCAATAGTTCAAGAGGGAAAGAGTCACCCCGGGCATCATTCAACAGCAGGCGAAAGGTCTGTCTGTAGTCACCCAGTTCGCATGTACAGACTCATACATCGCAAAGTTGGACGCACTCTGCTTCCCGCACTAAATTCATCAGCGCTCATAGAGCATAGCAAAGTCCCATAGCTGACGCCGTTTACAGTTTCAAAGCATC
The DNA window shown above is from Dermacentor silvarum isolate Dsil-2018 chromosome 1, BIME_Dsil_1.4, whole genome shotgun sequence and carries:
- the LOC119463103 gene encoding NPC intracellular cholesterol transporter 2; the protein is MESRCQLLLAALMLSSVACALGDWPQCASPDGTIVSFHIDGCKQPDTCVLKKGTLANVTITFNSKVASQGVNVKVHGVYHEVPLPFPLPQPDACKSGVTCPIQAQGSYSYRGSFPVKSSYPSLSLDVKWELVDDNGNDLVCQLIPVHIGS
- the LOC119463119 gene encoding uncharacterized protein LOC119463119, with product MGSSPGTRACYAAAGIFTLSGFLLSGASVAIVMMIVRDDKLDEQLWTAAVLVVGVSFGVLCLGILVCACAMCKRMAASQAALDKAEAVREQGAKRRLSPAAFPAGHVAAVRVWSTAGSLDPLLPGQVAAAESPSEAEDDEQPREDAA